One genomic segment of Plasmodium vinckei vinckei genome assembly, chromosome: PVVCY_03 includes these proteins:
- a CDS encoding PIR protein CIR protein, giving the protein MTKTNYSIKDLYYDIYTINDYFWEDKGQLKVNPKYKSIHNYCHYENNSRDNNCHDYFQLASCGVIYLLKNLKKYGLEYDKFAEYVILWLNYNLNIKTNNEFTNLNEFYTKYIENNNCYNDKIKGDDDLSYKDIININKDLMGMDIKEISKFNYPFNILFYLYYEYHHEYWNCEKNVGYAKNFVQNFEELNEDSKNIEGSLYTQILSTLSNDYINLKNIYYEKNYCNFPSIPDLTPKKISAQNPVGNSVENSGKGDEQILGQPSYSIEDVYKEINTIDGNFGVNVENGKPVEHAKGPITKYCPYITATKSNICTNYIEMANSGVINLLDNLKDKFDSKYDKLAEYAILLLSYKLNQHSQYSSTNLNDFYTKYIENNEYYKKKINGDNGLTYKEIIDEKKDLMNAKEISKFNYPFSILCILYNGIKTNNRYCINYSNYPKTLANEFEKLNNDSNINGNASYRILLSTLSDDYNNLINNYDYIKSCNFPTLSPVKTSSSSSIASKLIPGLSISSVISAFLGIAYKYSLFGIDKLFQRQYIRKKLKQVKKKMKLNI; this is encoded by the exons ATGACAAAGACAAATTATAGTATTAAGGATCTg taTTATGACATTTATACGATCAATGACTATTTTTGGGAGGATAAAGGTCAATTAAAAGTTAATCCAAAATACAAATCAATCCACAATTATTGTCATTACGAGAATAACTCAAGAGATAATAATTGCCatgattattttcaattggCTAGTTGTGgtgttatttatttgctaaaaaatttaaagaagTATGGTTTagaatatgataaatttgCCGAATACGTTATTTTATGGTTAAATTATAATCTAAATATAAAGacaaataatgaatttacCAATTTAAACGAATTTTAtactaaatatatagaaaataataactgttataatgataaaataaaaggtGATGATGATCTGAGTTATAaggatattataaatataaataaagatttGATGGGTATGGatattaaagaaatatctaaatttaattatccatttaatatattattttatttgtattatgaATATCATCATGAATATTGGAATTGCGAAAAAAATGTGGGATATGCTAAAAATTTTgttcaaaattttgaagAACTCAATGAAGATTCTAAGAATATAGAAGGCAGTCTCTATACTCAAATATTGTCTACATTATCAAATGATTATatcaatttaaaaaatatatattatgaaaagAATTATTGCAATTTTCCATCTATTCCAGATTTAACccccaaaaaaatatctgCACAAAATCCTGTAGGAAATTCTGTAGAAAATTCTGGAAAAGGTGATGAACAAATATTGGGACAGCCATCTTATAGTATTGAGGATGTg tataaagaaattaatACAATCGATGGCAATTTTGGTGTGAACGTGGAAAATGGAAAACCAGTTGAACATGCTAAAGGACCAATCACAAAATATTGTCCTTACATTACTGCCACAAAATCTAATATTTGTACTAATTATATTGAAATGGCTAATTCTGGTGTTATTAATTTGCTAGATAATTTAAAGGACAAATTTGattcaaaatatgataaactTGCCGAATACgctattttattgttaagTTATAAACTAAATCAACATTCACAATATAGCAGCAccaatttaaatgatttttatactaaatatatagaaaacaatgagtattataaaaagaaaataaatggtGATAATGGTCTGACTTATAAGGAAATTatagatgaaaaaaaagatttgATGAATGCTAAAGAAATatctaaatttaattatccatttagtatattatgtatattgtataatggaattaaaacaaacaaTAGGTATTGTATAAACTATTCGAATTATCCTAAAACGTTAGCTAATGAATTTGAAAAACTTAATAATGATTCTAATATTAATGGAAATGCTTCATATAGAATATTATTGTCTACATTATCAGATGATTATaacaatttaataaataattatgattatattaaatcTTGCAATTTTCCAACCCTTTCACCGGTAAAAACATCATCAAGTTCGTCGATAGCAAGCAAATTAATTCCAGGTTTATCGATATCTTCTGTAATATCAGCTTTCTTAGGAATTGCTTATAAg tattcattatttggaATTGATAAACTATTTCAAAGacaatatataagaaaaaaattaaaacaagtaaagaagaaaatgaaactTAATATATGA
- a CDS encoding PIR protein CIR protein yields the protein MNTDVCKLFIKVDELFIEGKVKEDAFNNSSYTNFCDKGACSTNYDRIGALCEYLLTELSKFDKKEKGSNNDANQNYEYVFMWLAAKFREISRDTSFSISDYYEDAIVQSGGNFNCWDKLDSKKYLKGSNISVMSAFYYLFINICNALVGNEISNFSLKKFKDYDYEYYRKYNLINSDASYCGTYIQLLTDLKKTYDEYRNLAIEKIPKDYNILSLTCSPLINKDNHPDLQLNSHGCIQLHEFLGQVRKKPKSNPPSSESKSPPNGSETKKESQPSNIGEELNFEKIKDYSVQIFDKYSPQFIHTATRIENHIRDMVRYNFINIVGIGSKYIKAIENVKLPNFQILGPNNKEKESEKSKKEKVEPPTPPQTTGETTVCSDNILSKVLNVPGCNLIGLNRNITRLLSFKFEGNKVAIIVLTVVSITIVLAIMYWYLYYGCGKPMKKKKMGNKIINLVDEKGRAKRIISPIDRKRGVKTNMDLDYEEKKTIVIINPYDEKNISIQRIKPPSLKITLLNTYKHIYVNPSPFINLFFLLIFFIYKRKRDTINDKFN from the exons ATGAACACAGATGTG tgtaaattatttattaaagttGATGAGCTTTTCATCGAGGGGAAGGTCAAAGAAGATGCATTTAATAATAGCtcatatacaaatttttgTGATAAAGGAGCATGCAGCACAAATTATGATAGAATTGGTGCCTTATGCGAATATTTACTTACAgaattatcaaaatttgataaaaaggaaaaggGCAGTAATAATGATGCTaatcaaaattatgaataCGTTTTTATGTGGCTAGCAGCCAAATTTCGTGAGATATCTCGTGACACTTCCTTCAGTATAAGTGATTATTATGAGGATGCTATAGTTCAATCTGGAGGTAACTTTAATTGCTGGGACAAATTagatagtaaaaaatatttgaaggGTAGTAATATTTCTGTTATGTCtgcattttattatttatttataaatatatgtaatgcACTGGTGGGAAATGAAATATCCAATTTCAgtctaaaaaaatttaaggATTATGattatgaatattatagaaagtataatttaattaattcagATGCTTCTTATTGTGGTACATATATTCAATTATTGactgatttaaaaaaaacatatgacGAATATAGAAACTTAGCTATTGAGAAAATCCCAAAAGattataatatactttCTTTAACTTGTTCCccattaattaataaagatAATCATCCCGATTTACAATTAAACAGTCATGGATGTATACAATTGCATGAATTTTTGGGCCAAGTTCGCAAAAAACCTAAATCAAACCCCCCATCGAGTGAATCAAAATCACCACCAAATGGCTCAGAAACTAAAAAGGAAAGCCAGCCATCAAATATTGGTGAAGAATTAAATTTTGAGAAAATTAAAGATTATTCTGTACAAATTTTCGATAAATATAGTCCACAATTTATTCATACCGCTACTAGGATTGAGAATCACATACGCGATATGGTaagatataattttattaatattgttgGTATAGGttccaaatatataaaagctatagaaaatgtaaaattgCCAAATTTTCAGATTCTAGgaccaaataataaagaaaaagaatctgaaaaatcaaaaaaagaaaaagtagAACCTCCAACACCACCACAAACTACTGGGGAAACCACAGTATGTTcggataatatattatcaaaagTATTGAATGTCCCAGGATGTAATTTAATTGGATtaaatagaaatataaCAAGATTGCTgtcatttaaatttgaaGGAAATAAAGTAGCTATTATAGTTCTCACAGTTGTTTCAATAACTATTGTTTTAGCAATTATGTATTGG tatttatattatggaTGTGGAAAACCcatgaagaagaaaaaaatgggaaacaaaattataaatttagttGATGAAAAAGGAAGGGCAAAGAGAATTATAAGCCCAATTGATCGGAAAAGGGGtgtaaaaacaaatatggATTTAGattatgaagaaaaaaaaacaatagttattataaatccatatgatgaaaaaaatatatcaatacAAAGAATAAAACCTCCCTCTCTCAAAAtaacattattaaatacatacaaacatatatatgttaatcCTTCtccatttattaatttattttttttgttgattttttttatctataaAAGAAAACGAGATAccataaatgataaatttaattaa
- a CDS encoding CIR protein PIR protein has translation MAQPNHTIKDLYSAIKTISNYFGEEEEKNGAISLKYKEEIHNYCHYESNSGDGKCSDYFQMTSSGVIHLLKSLEKYGLENDKLAEYAILWLSYKLNIKTNNNFTNLNEFYTSYIETNNYYNEKIKNNGSTTYKDIINRKKDLMDNNEISKFDAPFNILYFLYYEISDELPDCDTNLSFAKMFSDDFEKLNKDSNNIENSSYNKLLSTLSDDYNNLINKCPKFPSLTELTPKKSSTQNPAEKSVKDSGQTLGKTPEGTLSSSSILNTVIPGLSTFAIPVFLGVAYKTIYKKKNKKSKEENET, from the exons ATGGCACAGCCAAATCATACTATTAAGGATTTg taTAGTGCAATTAAGACGATCAGTAACTATTTTGGAGAGGAGgaggaaaaaaatggagCAATATCtctaaaatataaagaagaaaTCCACAATTATTGTCATTACGAGAGTAACTCAGGAGATGGTAAATGTAgtgattattttcaaatgaCTAGTTCTGGTGTTATTCATTTGCTAAAATCGTTAGAGAAGTATGGtttagaaaatgataaactTGCCGAATACGCTATTTTATGGTTAAGTTATAAACTAAATATAAagacaaataataattttaccAATTTAAACGAATTTTATACTAGTTATAtagaaacaaataattattataatgagaaaataaaaaataatggtaGTACGACTTATAaggatattataaatagaaaaaaagatttgatggataataatgaaatatctAAATTTGATGCcccatttaatatattatattttttgtattatgaAATTAGTGATGAACTTCCGGATTGCGATACAAATTTGAGTTTTGCTAAAATGTTTTCTGATGATTTTGAAAAACTCAATAAAGAttctaataatatagaaaacagttcatataataaattgttaTCTACATTATCAGATGATTATaacaatttaataaataaatgccCCAAATTTCCATCTCTTACAGAATTAACCCCTAAAAAAAGTTCTACACAAAATCCTGCAGAAAAATCTGTAAAAGATTCTGGACAAACATTGGGGAAGACTCCTGAAGGTACATTATCAAGTTCGTCGATATTAAACACAGTAATTCCAGGTTTGTCGACATTTGCAATACCGGTTTTCTTGGGAGTTGCTTATAAg acaatatataagaaaaaaaataaaaaaagtaaagaagaaaatgaaacataa
- a CDS encoding PIR protein CIR protein — MGVKELCKLFLDADNIINGEIEGNLTMWDIIKDPEFKKYCDNKTCRKKKEKIGGLSGYLFTKARVLETSVVETPGLYDEFFLMWLSDKLYNILKDKPNINVITLNEAYNKYLKKHIVESNHLDLLGKVKGLGEANLKHMKEFYKLLNEICKVIAYYNPKDRNTDKLINYSTNCSNQYKSLYKSVPKCYSYLHLLDNLKKTYYSFIDFVINKNDKKQKLARNLKTLTISKRKDDYFAKGFTTFDFNSSECKPKKPKKPDPPKQKGGQPKVEPSPVPPVNPAAPPPQNGSSSQTPQTGGSTKQIEPKNSKNNKENKGGASGNKVSQSGGNGSPGDRSSDSTSSTSGGSFDLFSPFREFLLNGTEIYNKAFQFIKETQEMLNDAKDQISNAYDNAMNKLKGAYSVSSSYFIDIISNISIQFNQVVTPPKPGNSGNSISQNNDQSQKDGGPSLPSTKDPLANHPPVTPPSTSQLSQTSSSLQPITQNPAKVNQINHKTDLQLVKSLSSKLNLKKPCSIFPTTWNGSEDCKPEIEFMNTTLVCCTSKQCSLTGISVTLILIPIILSIVYKYLSREWTKKSEKKTMKRVIKLVDGNRKTQIIISSSDRNKDLKPVINSAGRKKDPLLNIYKLMQADPIPFINLFFLLIFFVYKRKKNFLEL, encoded by the exons ATGGGGGTCAAAGAACTA TGTAAGTTATTTCTTGACGctgataatattattaatggTGAAATTGAGGGCAATTTGACGATGTGGGATATTATCAAAGATCcagaatttaaaaaatattgtgataataaaacatgtaggaaaaaaaaggaaaagatTGGTGGTTTGAGCGGGTATTTATTTACGAAAGCAAGGGTATTGGAAACAAGTGTAGTGGAAACTCCTGGTCTGTatgatgaattttttttgatgtgGCTAAGcgataaattatataatatactcAAAGACAAACCCAATATCAACGTCATTACTTTAAATGAGgcttataataaatatttaaagaaaCATATTGTGGAATCTAATCATTTGGATCTTTTAGGTAAAGTAAAGGGCTTGGGAGAAGCTAATCTTAAGCATATGAAAGAATTTTATAAGTTACTTAATGAGATATGTAAAGTAATTGCATATTATAATCCAAAAGATAGGAATACTGATAAActtattaattattctaCTAATTGTTCTAATCAATATAAGTCCCTTTACAAAAGTGTTCCTAAATGTTATTCATATCTTCATTTATtggataatttaaaaaaaacatattatagttttatagattttgttattaataaaaatgataaaaaacaaaaattagCAAGGAATCTTAAAACACTTACAATATCAAAGAGAAAAGATGATTATTTTGCGAAAGGGTTTACAACATTTGATTTCAATAGTTCAGAGTGTAAACCGAAAAAACCTAAAAAGCCTGACCCACCAAAACAAAAGGGAGGACAACCAAAAGTCGAACCATCACCAGTACCACCTGTAAATCCAGCAGCACCACCACCACAAAATGGTAGTTCATCACAAACACCTCAAACAGGAGGGTCAACTAAACAAATTGAACCAAagaattcaaaaaataataaagaaaataaaggGGGCGCAAGTGGTAATAAAGTATCTCAGAGTGGTGGAAACGGAAGTCCTGGTGATCGATCAAGTGATTCCACATCAAGTACATCAGGAGGATCTTTTGATTTGTTTTCACCATTCCGTGAATTCCTATTAAATGGAACggaaatttataataaagcTTTTCAATTTATTAAAGAAACTCAGGAAATGCTTAATGATGCTAAGGATCAAATCAGCAATGCATACGATAACGCtatgaataaattaaaaggtGCTTACAGTGTATCTAGTagttattttattgataTTATTAGTAATATATCTATCCAATTTAATCAAGTTGTCACTCCTCCTAAACCAGGAAACTCAGGGAATAGCATAtcacaaaataatgatcAATCACAAAAAGATGGAGGTCCATCATTACCTTCAACAAAAGATCCTCTAGCAAATCATCCACCAGTAACTCCACCATCAACGTCACAATTATCACAAACTTCATCATCTTTACAACCTATCACACAGAACCCTGCAAAAGTCAATCAAATTAATCACAAAACAGATCTTCAATTGGTAAAATCATTAAGTTCTAAACTCAATTTGAAAAAACCATGTAGCATATTTCCAACTACATGGAATGGATCAGAGGATTGTAAACCTGAAATAGAATTTATGAATACCACATTAGTGTGTTGTACATCTAAACAGTGTAGTTTAACTGGTATTTCAGTTACACTTATTCTAATAcccattattttatcaattgtatataag TATTTGTCACGTGAATGGACAAAAAAAtcggaaaaaaaaaccatGAAAAGAGTTATAAAATTAGTTGATGGAAATCGAAAGacacaaataattataagttCAAGTGATAGGAACAAAGACCTAAAACCGGTTATAAATTCAGCTGGTAGAAAAAAAGAtccattattaaatatatacaaacttATGCAGGCTGATCCTAtaccatttattaatttattttttttgttaattttttttgtctataaaagaaaaaaaaattttttggaattataa
- a CDS encoding CIR protein PIR protein: MGVKSCDTFREIDELFIDYEKNEDKFNNAYGPYNNYCPVNNGGRKCETNYEKLNAISRYAYMELIQNKKVDLESENDLRADFLVMRLCDILYKLSNNPNLSLKDAFEKYLDKHMGAFNHWSILSNKKYFNGSNIGIMNGFYFLFQQICETINRYNNPNAKTYEHTHDIQQFYIIYHTLYNFVNRCDPYLQLFYHLKTIYDDIISGVIKFDANDQELSNQIIMLSSIDTTKLLSEFNTKGCKQVHKKLEQNISRNKEKSEEEEEEQGGFDTLIDLFGLDDDDDDNDGGNDDLDLDEEEDGDDLQNTTQGTPPVSVPGPQQPGQSTSVPVKQVPTPSGASPSIPDNGSDTIGSKDKVVDSTQSQENTKGGEQTDTGGDTGNKANLQSDSSIHTPTSGNNQGGESRDGLDGGSNGNQVNQGGSGGINDGKGDKDISKGGTCTGSCDGADSGTGSGKGGTNNTLPSQGNSSNQGGSDDGSKGSGDQDATKSSETFYGYSSSNWGSRLNPLNYLPSASSIYQSSKNILTSATNQVNNAYNSAVTAVKDNYDSVVAAVKDTYDSAVTAVKNTYDTTMTTVKGAYSATTNYIDGTVSSIINQLNSFDTFSQLDDHQSRSGGSGNSLPTNNSPLKTPVPQSHSPSVTLPPSQTSPPSPSQPHSSQTQDSPQITDQNDRSDPIQIHDTNPGTGMPRTLTNFSKNHSSTGNGTTNGTVVKMNEKTSIWCIGSNKKFDLMGIGIIFISASIILAIMYKYISFGSGTHSKKKKTMKRVIKYGDGTRKTRIIIKSHDRNKHLKPVINSVGRKKYPLLNIYKLMQADPMPFINLFFLLIFFVYKRKLNYLEL; this comes from the exons ATGGGCGTGAAATCg tGTGATACATTTCGTGAAATTGATGAACTTTTTATCGACTATGAGAAAAATGAGGACAAATTTAACAATGCCTATGGaccatataataattattgcCCTGTAAATAATGGGGGCAGAAAATGTGAAACGAATTATGAAAAACTGAATGCTATTTCTagatatgcatatatggaattaattcaaaataaGAAGGTGGATCTAGAAAGTGAAAATGACCTACGTGCTGATTTTTTGGTTATGAGATTGTgtgatatattatataaactaTCAAACAATCCGAATTTATCTCTAAAAGATGCATTTGAGAAATATTTAGATAAACATATGGGGGCGTTTAATCATTGGAGCATCTtaagtaataaaaagtattttAATGGTTCTAACATTGGTATTATGAAtggattttattttttatttcagcAAATTTGTGAAACAATTAATAGATATAACAATCCTAATGCAAAAACATACGAACACACACACGATATTCAACaattctatattatttatcacacactttataattttgttaatcGTTGTGATCCGTATcttcaattattttatcatttaaaaacaatatatgaTGATATTATAAGTGGTGTTATTAAATTCGATGCCAATGACCAAGAATTAAGTAATCAGATTATAATGCTTTCATCGATAGATACAACCAAGTTGTTATCTGAATTCAATACTAAAGGATGCAAACAAGTGCATAAAAAGTtagaacaaaatatatccaGGAATAAAGAGAAGTCAGAAGAGGAAGAAGAGGAACAAGGTGGATTTGATACTTTAATCGACTTATTTGGTCTTGATGATGACGATGACGATAATGATGGTGGCAATGATGATTTAGATTTagatgaagaagaagatgGTGATGACTTGCAAAATACCACACAAGGAACACCACCAGTATCTGTACCAGGGCCACAACAACCTGGACAATCAACATCAGTACCTGTAAAACAAGTACCTACACCGTCAGGAGCGTCACCAAGCATACCTGACAATGGAAGCGATACAATAGGAAGTAAAGATAAAGTAGTAGACAGTACCCAAAGCCAAGAAAATACTAAAGGGGGTGAACAAACAGATACAGGTGGTGACACAGGAAATAAAGCAAATCTCCAAAGCGATTCAAGCATTCATACCCCAACTTCGGGTAACAATCAAGGAGGCGAATCAAGAGATGGATTGGATGGTGGGTCAAATGGCAATCAAGTAAATCAAGGAGGATCAGGAGGTATAAATGATGGAAAGGGCGATAAAGACATCAGTAAAGGAGGTACATGTACTGGATCATGTGACGGAGCAGATAGTGGAACAGGAAGCGGAAAAGGAGGtacaaataatacattACCCAGTCAAGGGAATTCAAGCAATCAAGGAGGTTCAGATGATGGGTCAAAGGGATCAGGGGACCAGGATGCAACAAAATCATCAGAAACATTTTATGGATATTCGTCAAGCAATTGGGGAAGTCGTTTAAACCCCCTAAATTATTTACCTAGCGCTTCCAGTATATATCAATCTTcaaagaatattttaacaaGTGCCACTAATCAAGTCaataatgcatataatagTGCTGTGACCGCTGTAAAAGATAATTATGATAGCGTTGTGGCCGCTGTAAAAGATACTTATGATAGTGCTGTAACTGCTGTAAAAAATACTTATGACACCACTATGACCACTGTAAAAGGTGCTTATAGTGCAACTACTAATTATATCGATGGTACTGTTAGTAGTATAATCAACCAATTGAATTCATTTGATACTTTTTCACAATTAGATGATCATCAATCTCGATCAGGTGGTTCAGGGAATAGTTTGCCAACAAACAATAGCCCATTAAAGACACCAGTACCACAATCTCACTCTCCATCAGTAACTTTACCGCCATCACAAACTTCACCACCATCACCGTCGCAGCCACATTCTAGCCAAACACAAGATTCACCACAAATCACAGATCAAAATGACAGATCTGACCCAATACAAATTCATGATACAAATCCTGGGACAGGAATGCCTAGAACACTAACAAATTTTAGTAAAAACCATTCAAGCACAGGAAATGGAACCACAAATGGAACTGTTGTTAAAATGAACGAAAAAACATCAATATGGTGTATAGGATCAAATAAGAAATTTGATTTAATGGGTATTggcattatatttatttcagcATCCATTATTTTAGCAATTATGTATAAG taTATATCATTTGGATCGGGAACACATtcgaagaaaaaaaaaactatgaAAAgagttataaaatatggtgATGGAACCAGAAAGACAcgaataattataaaatcacATGATAGGAACAAACACCTAAAACCAGTTATAAATTCAGTtggtagaaaaaaatatccattattaaatatatacaaacttATGCAGGCAGATCCTATgccatttattaatttattttttttgttaattttttttgtttataaaagaaaattaaattatttagaattataa
- a CDS encoding PIR protein CIR protein, whose product MAKYNIEDLYYDIYAINDYFYETEDGQLIVDNSHESIHDYCHYTNNSGKINCHNYLEMTNCSVIYLLKNLKKYGLEYDKFAEYAILWLSYILDQKQKDKLTDLNKFYTDHIVNNECYNNKIKDDDEITYKKIIDTNNDLMNMNINEISKFDRPFNILFNLYYTCNRDFWNCEKNLGYANSFVSEFEKLNNDSNINGNDSYRKLLSTLSNDYNNLKKIYYDKNNSCDLPSLSQLNLPKSSIENSLDVPGKDSEQTLGQPSYNIKDVYKEINTIDGYFREDTNGKLIVNDADKSIDNYCHSWSGLGKDNCHNYLEMTNCSVIYLLENLKKYGLGHDKLAEYIILLLSYKLNQHSKHSGTNLNDFYTDHIEKNDDCNNKIKVNGLTCKEIIDKKKVLMNNNEISKFNYPFSILCSLYKGIKKNRLDCTKYSIPANNFAIEFEKLNNDSNINGNDSYRKLLSTLSDDYNNLKNKYGNDESCGFPTLSPVKTSSSSSIAGKLIPGLSTFAIPAFLGIAYKYSLFGIDKLFQRQYIRKKLKKVKKKMNNYI is encoded by the exons ATggcaaaatataatattgagGATCTg taTTATGACATTTATGCGATCAATGACTATTTTTATGAGACGGAGGACGGTCAATTAATAGTTGATAATTCACATGAATCAATCCACGATTATTGTCATTACACGAATAACTCAGGAAAAATCAATTGTCATAATTATCTTGAAATGACGAATTGTAgtgttatttatttgctaaaaaatttaaagaagTATGGTTTagaatatgataaatttgCCGAATACGCTATTTTATGGTTAAGTTATATACTAGATCAAAAGcaaaaagataaattaaccgatttaaataaattttatactgATCATATAGTAAATAATGAgtgttataataataaaataaaagatgatgatgaaataacttataagaaaattatagatacaaataatgatttgatgaatatgaatattaatgaaatatcTAAATTTGATCGcccatttaatatattatttaatttgtattatacATGTAATCGTGATTTTTGGAATTGCGAAAAAAATTTGGGATATGCTAACTCGTTTGTTAGTGAATTTGAAAAACTTAATAATGATTCCAATATTAATGGAAATGATTCATACAGAAAATTATTGTCTACATTATCAAATGATtataacaatttaaaaaaaatatattatgataaaaataattcttgCGATCTTCCATCTCTTTCACAATTAAACCTCCCAAAAAGTTCTATAGAAAATTCTTTAGACGTTCCTGGAAAAGATTCTGAACAAACATTGGGACAGCCatcttataatattaagGATGTg tataaagaaattaatACGATCGATGGCTATTTTAGGGAGGATACTAATGGTAAATTAATAGTTAATGATGCAGACAAATCAATCGACAATTATTGTCATTCCTGGTCTGGCTTAGGAAAAGACAATTGTCATAATTATCTTGAAATGACTAATTGTAgtgttatttatttgctagaaaatttaaagaagTATGGTTTAGGACATGATAAACTTGCCgaatacattattttattgttaagTTATAAACTAAATCAGCATTCAAAACATAGTGGCAccaatttaaatgatttttatactgatcatatagaaaaaaatgatgattgtaataataaaataaaagttaaTGGTCTGACTTGTAAGGAAAttatagataaaaaaaaagttttgatgaataataatgaaatatctaaatttaattatccATTTAGTATATTATGTTCATTGTATAaaggaattaaaaaaaacagacTGGATTGCACAAAATATTCGATTCCTGCTAATAATTTTGCTATTGAATTTGAAAAACTTAATAATGATTCTAATATTAATGGAAATGATTCATACAGAAAATTATTGTCTACATTATCAGATGATtataacaatttaaaaaataaatatggtaATGATGAATCTTGCGGTTTTCCAACCCTTTCACCGGTAAAAACATCATCAAGTTCGTCGATAGCAGGCAAATTAATTCCAGGTTTATCGACATTTGCAATACCAGCTTTCTTGGGAATTGCTTATAAg tattcattatttggaATTGATAAACTATTTCAAAGacaatatataagaaaaaaattaaaaaaagtaaagaagaaaatgaataattatatatga